The following are encoded in a window of Kitasatospora sp. NBC_01250 genomic DNA:
- a CDS encoding flavin-dependent oxidoreductase has protein sequence MTVLIAGAGIGGLTAALSLHAAGIEAAVVESSREIRPLGPARGVGINLQPHAVRELTELGLGEELAAIGVDSVELVYCDPSGRRLFTEPRGTAQGYRWPQYAVHRGELQLMLLAAVRERLGADAVRTGVRLAGFAQDDTQGAVRTELLDRASGRTEQTGAAALIGADGLHSVVRAQLHPQDGALLWSGIRMWRGVTSAEPFLTGRSAVIVRDGDVEMIAYPIGQGRINWVCQVRTGEPGPLAGDAARSRPGALAEVLPYYRDWALGWLDVPGLLAGAEKILEYPMVDREPLPSWGRGRVTLLGDAAHPMYPVGANGASQAVVDARVLAHELAGAADLPTGLARYESARREATAAIVRANRAMHRDGGRTPQELARITAAYRSATGGDVAALNSRASLDPPAPAPADMPTNPTTPWS, from the coding sequence ATGACGGTACTGATCGCTGGAGCCGGGATCGGCGGCCTGACCGCCGCGTTGAGCCTGCACGCCGCGGGCATCGAGGCGGCCGTGGTGGAGAGTTCGCGGGAGATCCGGCCGCTCGGGCCTGCCCGGGGCGTCGGCATCAACCTGCAGCCGCACGCCGTGCGCGAGCTCACCGAGCTCGGGCTCGGCGAGGAGTTGGCCGCCATCGGCGTGGACTCGGTCGAGCTGGTGTACTGCGACCCGTCAGGGCGCCGGCTCTTCACCGAGCCGCGCGGCACGGCGCAGGGCTACCGCTGGCCCCAGTACGCCGTGCACCGAGGCGAGTTGCAGCTGATGCTGCTGGCGGCCGTGCGCGAGCGACTGGGCGCGGACGCGGTGCGCACCGGGGTCCGGCTGGCCGGCTTCGCCCAGGACGACACCCAAGGCGCTGTCCGGACAGAGCTGTTGGACCGGGCGAGCGGTCGCACCGAGCAGACCGGGGCCGCGGCGCTGATCGGGGCGGACGGGCTGCACTCCGTGGTGCGAGCCCAACTCCACCCACAGGACGGAGCGTTGCTCTGGTCGGGGATCCGGATGTGGCGCGGGGTGACCTCGGCCGAGCCGTTCCTCACCGGCCGCTCGGCGGTGATCGTGCGCGACGGTGACGTGGAGATGATCGCCTACCCGATCGGCCAGGGCCGGATCAACTGGGTCTGCCAGGTGCGCACGGGCGAGCCCGGGCCGCTGGCGGGCGATGCGGCCCGGAGCCGGCCGGGAGCGCTGGCGGAGGTGCTGCCGTACTACCGCGACTGGGCGCTCGGCTGGCTCGACGTCCCCGGGCTGCTGGCCGGCGCCGAGAAGATCCTGGAGTACCCGATGGTCGACCGCGAGCCGCTGCCGTCCTGGGGCCGCGGCCGGGTGACGCTGCTCGGCGACGCCGCACACCCGATGTACCCGGTCGGGGCCAACGGTGCCTCGCAGGCCGTCGTCGACGCCCGGGTGCTCGCCCACGAGCTGGCGGGCGCCGCCGACCTGCCCACCGGCCTGGCGCGCTACGAGAGCGCGCGGCGCGAGGCCACCGCGGCCATCGTCCGGGCCAACCGCGCCATGCACCGGGACGGCGGACGCACCCCGCAGGAGCTGGCCCGGATCACCGCCGCCTACCGCAGCGCCACCGGCGGCGACGTCGCGGCGCTCAACAGTCGCGCCTCGCTCGACCCGCCCGCTCCCGCACCCGCAGATATGCCCACAAACCCCACAACCCCCTGGTCCTGA
- a CDS encoding YybH family protein: MTETRERAHTPEDLARLFVARANAGDAAGLAELYAPDAVLAYPPGSVTVGREAIRAVCERMLEHAPRPFAVEEPLPTVRYGDLALTSTRAADGTGGRVQVNRQQQDGSWLRIMDRPETRPADPTTSKAVD, translated from the coding sequence ATGACCGAGACCCGCGAACGCGCCCACACTCCCGAGGACTTGGCCCGCCTCTTCGTCGCCCGGGCGAACGCCGGCGACGCCGCCGGGCTCGCCGAGCTCTACGCGCCGGACGCCGTGCTCGCCTACCCGCCGGGCTCGGTGACGGTCGGCCGGGAGGCGATCCGCGCCGTCTGCGAGCGGATGCTCGAACACGCGCCGCGGCCCTTCGCGGTGGAGGAGCCGCTGCCCACCGTCCGGTACGGCGACCTGGCCCTCACCAGCACCCGCGCCGCCGACGGCACCGGCGGCCGGGTCCAGGTCAACCGGCAGCAGCAGGACGGCAGTTGGCTGCGGATCATGGACCGCCCGGAGACCCGGCCCGCCGACCCGACGACGTCGAAGGCGGTGGACTGA